A single Lactuca sativa cultivar Salinas chromosome 8, Lsat_Salinas_v11, whole genome shotgun sequence DNA region contains:
- the LOC111900935 gene encoding F-box protein At3g07870 translates to MSKELPKDVIIDILSRVPIRYILRFKSVSKSWYALFKNPKFITKHFENQATSSDVTALDASFLFTPHKSSSPPTAAANRNVGLILSNSEKPIKIPIEIDIPFLSISKPLRVCGSCNGLICLSILPIASIILLWNPATRVFKDLPVSPIDRPQAGPIKVVLGFAFDDVTNDYKVLRIVYYGYPLNQVEMYSLNTNTWKEIKTRVQFLIFESSCSVFLKGRFHWTAIGFEEMHGKKLIVCFDFREEAFHYIMPPEFDFGGWDAEGEDSSMSKVSWTAVAFKDSLAVIGSAGNGSGKRFEVWVMKEYGVVSSWTKYRSFELQTKVGRPLGCGLKGEFLLEKDNNQLVLYDSDSQRIKNLGNHGVAYWSDVFNYVGSLLPINGGKVAQRTNLSSVVPDIFFVRKMDLTIE, encoded by the coding sequence ATGTCGAAAGAACTCCCAAAAGATGTAATCATCGACATCCTTTCGCGTGTTCCCATCAGATACATCCTCCGTTTCAAATCCGTCTCTAAATCATGGTACGCCcttttcaaaaaccctaaattcataacCAAACATTTCGAAAATCAAGCCACAAGCTCCGATGTCACTGCCCTGGATGCATCTTTCCTTTTTACCCCTCACAAGTCGTCGTCTCCCCCTACCGCCGCCGCTAATCGTAACGTTGGATTGATCCTATCGAACTCTGAAAAACCAATCAAAATTCCCATTGAGATCGACATCCCGTTTCTCAGCATCTCAAAACCCTTACGGGTCTGTGGCAGTTGTAATGGTTTAATCTGTTTGAGCATTTTGCCGATTGCATCGATTATCTTGTTATGGAATCCTGCTACTAGGGTTTTCAAAGACCTCCCTGTATCCCCAATTGATCGACCCCAAGCTGGTCCGATTAAGGTCGTATTAGGTTTTGCGTTTGATGATGTGACGAACGATTATAAGGTGTTGAGGATTGTGTATTACGGTTACCCATTGAATCAAGTGGAAATGTACTCGTTGAATACAAATACGTGGAAGGAGATTAAGACTCGTGTGCAGTTCTTGATCTTTGAGTCATCGTGTAGTGTGTTCTTGAAGGGTAGGTTTCATTGGACAGCTATAGGGTTCGAGGAGATGCATGGGAAGAAGCTGATTGTGTGTTTTGATTTCCGTGAAGAGGCTTTTCACTATATCATGCCCCCTGAGTTCGATTTTGGTGGATGGGATGCTGAAGGTGAAGATTCAAGTATGTCTAAAGTCAGTTGGACTGCTGTAGCTTTTAAGGATTCATTAGCAGTGATTGGTTCAGCTGGGAATGGATCTGGGAAGAGGTTTGAGGTGTGGGTGATGAAAGAATATGGGGTGGTTTCCTCATGGACAAAGTATAGGTCTTTTGAACTTCAAACCAAAGTTGGGAGGCCATTGGGGTGTGGATTGAAAGGTGAGTTTTTGTTGGAGAAGGATAATAATCAGTTGGTTTTATATGATTCAGATTCTCAGAGGATCAAGAATTTGGGGAATCATGGAGTTGCTTATTGGTctgatgtgtttaattatgttGGAAGTTTACTTCCTATCAATGGAGGCAAGGTTGCTCAAAGGACCAATTTATCATCTGTGGTTCCTGACATCTTCTTTGTTCGAAAGATGGACCTTACAATCGAGTAA